In the Acropora muricata isolate sample 2 chromosome 10, ASM3666990v1, whole genome shotgun sequence genome, one interval contains:
- the LOC136888380 gene encoding uncharacterized protein encodes MSSKEFDREFARVQYVDEQEMRVVVGPSRSDNWNFRKERVKSKLSRRKATLTRHINVAENLLKSRGSRRNLREQVAKIEGALKELERTSEEYESFLELEGLQEHLTLTENAIERANLCLESIESSINERESEPPSEARSEYAPSLRIESASGHASLSRASQSERRARVMDLQVEQAKREAQRRLEEERKRAENLEQERQLQEHRRIRELEYEAEKLRLEVQLDILTKGKGDPEDIENRLRDFEDAEDETVYCDIKPKLSENVETRENSDDPLPQQNVELPSPIKSSTLCKQTPQIDQAYCDTEERLDVSWIKELSAKQRTIKGETNLQSTPALVKSIPRLELPRFSGDPLEWPQFVSLFKCLVHDQPLTDTQRMAYLQRALAGNATKAIGDMLNHGHLYEAALTELEEQFGSEELVAEAFMKTVLDHPIVAEGDVTQLRSFYNTLHNAVATMRSLGYSHDLASSTNTRSALQKLPDPLKERWGERKINIEMHPTIPTLVDLDQWLRARLRAKTLVSEPLPSLGKPSRGGRTGYRRPPRKGDQGIHNRQEQLHRRSTLATGTMTGNQSLPTANTCLICNKKHKIEKCDKFIAMDVNQRAQLGKEKRLCFSCFESADHQSRDCSRKKRCDVEGCNKYQHPLIHGAAPVFVAPPPVNSATPVSTLNSAAPIFIGASSVNCAPSAVLLQIVPIAVATSSGVEVNTFALLDSGSQTSLILEEFADAIGLVGEVSPLQLNTINSSGEPVRSRKVSFHVGAIEGPETGVQITVEEAWTIRQLNLPRQRVTRTMIQDFPHLTDLDIPEVDSEDVTILLGANVLEAILQHDVRRGRPGQPVAILTAFGWTLAGSVKSIVKPERLHVMHVHRILNAEGSLSKQVEDWWRTESFGTKYEDVTPRSREDKRALETLVRTVKHMCNRYKVGMLWREEEVKFPDNRLMAEKRLKSTERKLKA; translated from the coding sequence CGAAGAATACGAATCATTTTTGGAACTTGAAGGATTACAGGAGCACCTCACGCTCACAGAAAACGCCATCGAAAGGGCAAATTTGTGTCTCGAAAGCATTGAAAGTTCGATAAACGAAAGAGAAAGCGAACCTCCTTCAGAGGCTCGTAGTGAGTATGCGCCCTCGCTCCGAATTGAGTCAGCCAGCGGCCATGCTTCACTCTCGCGCGCCAGTCAAAGTGAGAGGCGTGCACGTGTGATGGATCTACAGGTCGAACAAGCAAAGAGAGAGGCTCAACGCCGACTGGAAGAGGAGCGCAAGCGAGCCGAAAATCTCGAACAGGAAAGGCAATTACAAGAACACCGTCGCATAAGAGAACTCGAATACGAAGCCGAAAAATTGCGATTAGAAGTTCAGCTTGACATCCTTACTAAAGGTAAAGGGGACCCAGAAGATATTGAGAACCGTTTGCGAGATTTTGAAGATGCCGAAGATGAAACTGTTTACTGTGACATTAAACCCAAATTATCGGAAAATGTAGAAACTCGTGAAAATTCAGATGACCCTTTGCCTCAGCAAAATGTGGAGTTGCCGTCCCCGATTAAATCGTCCACATTGTGTAAGCAGACTCCCCAAATCGATCAAGCTTATTGTGACACGGAAGAACGCCTCGATGTCTCTTGGATCAAAGAGCTCTCCGCTAAGCAGCGTACGATAAAGGGAGAAACAAACTTACAGTCCACGCCAGCGTTAGTGAAATCGATACCACGTTTAGAGTTACCACGCTTTTCAGGAGATCCCCTCGAGTGGCCTCAGTTTGTATCCCTGTTTAAATGTTTAGTGCATGACCAACCGCTCACAGATACACAGAGAATGGCTTACCTCCAGAGGGCCCTGGCCGGAAATGCGACGAAAGCTATTGGAGACATGCTGAATCACGGCCATCTCTATGAAGCAGCACTGACAGAACTTGAGGAACAATTTGGAAGTGAGGAACTTGTTGCTGAAGCCTTCATGAAGACTGTACTTGATCACCCGATTGTTGCCGAGGGAGACGTAACACAGCTTCGTTCATTCTACAACACGCTACACAATGCAGTCGCCACGATGAGGAGTTTGGGATACTCTCACGATTTGGCATCTTCGACTAACACGCGCTCTGCGTTACAGAAATTACCTGACCCGTTGAAAGAAAGGTGGGGAGAAAGGAAGATTAATATTGAGATGCATCCCACCATTCCCACATTAGTTGATCTTGACCAATGGCTCCGAGCGAGACTACGTGCCAAAACATTAGTCAGTGAACCGTTACCAAGCCTCGGTAAGCCGTCGAGGGGCGGAAGAACTGGCTATAGGAGACCGCCACGAAAGGGAGATCAAGGCATCCACAACCGTCAAGAGCAGCTTCACCGACGCTCAACCCTAGCTACAGGTACCATGACAGGGAATCAGAGCTTGCCCACAGCCAACACCTGTCTGATATGCAACAAGAAACACAAGATTGAGAAGTGTGACAAATTCATAGCGATGGATGTTAATCAGAGAGCTCAGTTAGGCAAGGAAAAGAGGTTGTGCTTTTCCTGCTTCGAGTCAGCAGACCACCAGTCACGTGACTGCTCGCGCAAGAAACGATGTGACGTGGAAGGCTGTAACAAATACCAGCACCCGCTAATCCACGGCGCGGCCCCAGTTTTCGTTGCTCCGCCACCTGTGAACAGCGCGACACCCGTCTCGACTTTGAACAGCGCAGCACCCATCTTCATCGGAGCTTCGTCTGTGAACTGCGCCCCCTCAGCTGTTCTGCTGCAAATCGTGCCCATAGCAGTTGCGACCTCCAGTGGGGTTGAAGTGAATACGTTCGCGCTGCTGGACTCTGGCAGCCAAACGTCGCTTATATTGGAAGAATTTGCTGACGCTATTGGTCTGGTTGGTGAGGTTAGTCCTTTACAACTTAACACTATTAACTCGTCTGGTGAACCAGTACGTTCGAGAAAAGTGTCATTCCATGTTGGTGCCATTGAAGGACCAGAAACAGGTGTCCAGATAACCGTAGAAGAGGCGTGGACAATACGACAGTTGAACCTGCCCCGGCAAAGAGTTACGCGTACAATGATACAGGATTTTCCGCACCTGACTGATCTTGACATCCCCGAAGTCGATTCTGAAGACGTGACAATTTTGCTGGGAGCAAACGTATTGGAGGCAATATTGCAGCATGATGTACGAAGAGGTCGCCCAGGGCAGCCGGTTGCAATTCTCACAGCTTTTGGTTGGACCCTTGCTGGTTCAGTTAAGTCAATCGTGAAACCCGAACGTCTACATGTTATGCATGTGCACCGTATCCTGAATGCTGAAGGGTCGTTGAGCAAGCAAGTAGAAGACTGGTGGCGAACAGAATCCTTTGGTACAAAGTATGAAGACGTTACACCCCGTTCTCGTGAAGACAAAAGGGCTCTAGAGACTTTAGTGAGAACTGTGAAGCATATGTGCAACAGATATAAAGTCGGGATGTTATGGAGAGAAGAAGAGGTAAAGTTTCCTGATAACCGCCTCATGgctgaaaaacgactgaaatcTACCGAAAGGAAACTGAAAGCGTGA
- the LOC136888381 gene encoding uncharacterized protein codes for MFHQVQIIEEDQPALRFLWRKLKLERPSDVYQMLVMIFGAASSPCMANYVLRKTALDNRQDVAFSVDTIKSVEKNFYMDDLLKSVCDETTAVRMFREMTSLLARGGFRLTKWVSSSREVLSQIPPQEKASPSVDLNFDELPIERTLGLKWNSETDCFLFSVYSHQTPESTKRGVLSRLSTVFDPLGVLDPYILPAKCLIQSLWRKNKDWDEPLDEGDQSIWKDWLEDLMRLSELELPRCFCGNTCTCHEASIQLHVFADASEMGFGAVCYARYSLPDGTIKVSFVMARNRVAPLKQLSIPRLELQAAVLAVRLYCVVKQELTVNIKDSISWSDSKTVLQYIANESRRFHTFVANRRSATKLVETLRKQRTLVRTLLLFSKKNSRKSTFAGIPSPLINVVPLLLRVLGNRK; via the coding sequence ATGTTTCATCAAGTTCAAATCATAGAAGAAGATCAGCCCGCTCTGAGATTCTTGTGGCGGAAACTGAAACTGGAACGCCCATCCGATGTGTATCAGATGCTCGTCATGATTTTTGGGGCTGCGTCTTCCCCGTGTATGGCGAACTATGTATTGAGAAAGACAGCACTTGACAACCGTCAGGACGTTGCGTTTTCTGTTGACACGATCAAGTCAGTTGAGAAGAATTTCTACATGGATGACCTTCTGAAATCCGTATGTGACGAAACCACCGCAGTGCGAATGTTCCGTGAAATGACCTCCCTCTTGGCGCGTGGAGGTTTCAGGTTGACAAAGTGGGTCAGCTCCTCACGTGAAGTCCTGTCGCAGATTCCTCCTCAAGAGAAAGCTAGCCCGTCAGTCGATTTAAACTTTGATGAACTACCAATTGAACGCACCCTGGGTTTGAAATGGAACTCTGAAACAgactgttttcttttctccgTTTACTCACATCAGACACCTGAGTCGACCAAGCGCGGCGTCTTAAGTCGCCTATCAACGGTGTTCGACCCATTGGGAGTGCTAGATCCGTACATATTGCCTGCGAAATGTCTAATCCAATCGTTATGGCGTAAGAACAAAGACTGGGACGAGCCCTTAGATGAAGGGGACCAGAGTATCTGGAAGGATTGGCTCGAAGACCTGATGAGACTGAGTGAATTGGAACTGCCTCGTTGTTTCTGTGGTAACACGTGCACGTGTCATGAAGCGTCAATACAGCTTCATGTATTCGCCGACGCGTCTGAAATGGGCTTTGGTGCCGTGTGTTACGCTAGATATTCACTTCCTGATGGCACGATTAAGGTTTCGTTTGTTATGGCGAGGAATCGTGTGGCACCCCTAAAACAGTTAAGCATACCTCGTTTAGAGCTCCAAGCAGCTGTCTTAGCCGTAAGGTTGTATTGTGTGGTCAAGCAAGAGTTGACTGTTAACATCAAAGATAGCATCTCTTGGAGTGACTCGAAAACTGTGCTGCAGTACATAGCTAACGAAAGCCGACGTTTTCACACATTCGTGGCCAACCGGCGATCGGCGACAAAATTAGTTGAGACACTTCGTAAACAGAGGACACTAGTAAggacacttttattgttttcaaagaaaaatagtcgAAAAAGTACTTTTGCGGGAATCCCCTCCCCCCTAATCAATGTTGTACCGCTGTTGTTAAGGGTCTTAGGAAACAGAAAATAA
- the LOC136888393 gene encoding 52 kDa repressor of the inhibitor of the protein kinase-like — protein sequence MDMLEPMRSLVSALQGRLIEVYFGLKKVEELKSRFSHEKRAHYELCALVPEVISKKDENAVTSLLNVLKEKWEHILPLPAAFESELFRWSNHWKRQEAMPDESVTSIRASHADGIFFPNIRELLMILAVLPIGSTEAERSFSCLRRLHTWLRSTMITDRLSDLSVIAMHGNTMVALETDRICRAFMELHPRRMTEPSLLGQ from the coding sequence ATGGACATGCTGGAACCAATGAGATCACTTGTTAGTGCACTCCAAGGTCGCCTCATAGAAGTCTATTTTGGCTTAAAAAAAGTGGAGGAATTGAAGTCCCGTTTCAGCCACGAAAAGCGAGCTCATTATGAGCTGTGTGCCCTCGTGCCAGAGGTAATCAGCAAAAAAGATGAAAACGCTGTAACTAGCCTTCTCAACGTTCTGAAAGAGAAATGGGAGCATATTCTTCCGCTACCTGCGGCGTTTGAAAGTGAACTGTTTCGCTGGTCGAATCATTGGAAGAGGCAAGAAGCTATGCCAGATGAATCCGTTACATCCATTAGGGCTAGCCATGCAGATGGTATTTTCTTCCCCAATATACGTGAGCTGCTAATGATTCTGGCTGTCTTACCTATTGGAAGCACCGAGGCCGAAAGGTCATTCTCCTGTCTCCGCAGACTCCACACCTGGCTGAGATCGACAATGATCACGGACAGACTCTCTGATTTGTCCGTCATCGCCATGCATGGTAACACGATGGTTGCTCTGGAGACCGACAGAATTTGCCGAGCATTTATGGAACTCCATCCAAGAAGGATGACGGAACCATCACTTTTAGGGCAGTAA